The Mobula birostris isolate sMobBir1 chromosome 14, sMobBir1.hap1, whole genome shotgun sequence genome includes a region encoding these proteins:
- the tnfaip8l3 gene encoding tumor necrosis factor alpha-induced protein 8-like protein 3 isoform X1 — translation MDSESGELSEGDMSSAGTESFNSKSLALQAQKKILTKMATKVVANMLIDDTSSDILDELYKVTREYTNDKKEAHKVLKDLIKIALKIGILYRNNQFNQDEVEIVDKFKKKLNQAAMTAVSFYEVEFTFDRSILAELLNECKDLLHELIERHLTPKSHSRIDHVFRLFADVEFLSELYNPNGLYKESLQKICHGVNKLLDEGII, via the coding sequence CAGGAACTGAATCCTTTAATTCCAAAAGCTTGGCCTTACAAGCTCAGAAGAAAATCCTCACCAAAATGGCCACCAAGGTGGTGGCCAATATGCTCATTGACGACACTAGCAGCGACATCTTGGATGAGCTGTACAAGGTAACCAGAGAGTACACAAACGACAAGAAGGAAGCCCACAAGGTCTTGAAGGACTTGATCAAGATTGCTTTGAAAATCGGGATCCTCTACAGGAACAATCAGTTTAACCAGGACGAAGTGGAGATTGTGGATAAATTCAAGAAGAAGCTAAACCAGGCTGCCATGACAGCAGTGAGCTTCTATGAGGTTGAGTTCACGTTTGACAGAAGCATTCTGGCGGAGCTGTTGAACGAATGCAAGGACTTACTGCATGAACTGATTGAGCGCCACCTCACCCCCAAATCCCACAGCCGCATCGATCACGTGTTCAGACTCTTTGCAGACGTGGAATTTCTCTCTGAATTGTACAATCCCAATGGCTTATACAAAGAGTCGCTGCAGAAAATCTGTCATGGCGTCAACAAACTGCTCGATGAAGGAATCATCTGA
- the tnfaip8l3 gene encoding tumor necrosis factor alpha-induced protein 8-like protein 3 isoform X2, whose product MDSESGELSEGDMSSGTESFNSKSLALQAQKKILTKMATKVVANMLIDDTSSDILDELYKVTREYTNDKKEAHKVLKDLIKIALKIGILYRNNQFNQDEVEIVDKFKKKLNQAAMTAVSFYEVEFTFDRSILAELLNECKDLLHELIERHLTPKSHSRIDHVFRLFADVEFLSELYNPNGLYKESLQKICHGVNKLLDEGII is encoded by the coding sequence GAACTGAATCCTTTAATTCCAAAAGCTTGGCCTTACAAGCTCAGAAGAAAATCCTCACCAAAATGGCCACCAAGGTGGTGGCCAATATGCTCATTGACGACACTAGCAGCGACATCTTGGATGAGCTGTACAAGGTAACCAGAGAGTACACAAACGACAAGAAGGAAGCCCACAAGGTCTTGAAGGACTTGATCAAGATTGCTTTGAAAATCGGGATCCTCTACAGGAACAATCAGTTTAACCAGGACGAAGTGGAGATTGTGGATAAATTCAAGAAGAAGCTAAACCAGGCTGCCATGACAGCAGTGAGCTTCTATGAGGTTGAGTTCACGTTTGACAGAAGCATTCTGGCGGAGCTGTTGAACGAATGCAAGGACTTACTGCATGAACTGATTGAGCGCCACCTCACCCCCAAATCCCACAGCCGCATCGATCACGTGTTCAGACTCTTTGCAGACGTGGAATTTCTCTCTGAATTGTACAATCCCAATGGCTTATACAAAGAGTCGCTGCAGAAAATCTGTCATGGCGTCAACAAACTGCTCGATGAAGGAATCATCTGA